In the Thermocladium sp. ECH_B genome, one interval contains:
- a CDS encoding H/ACA RNA-protein complex component Cbf5p (functions in a trimeric complex to guide RNA-target RNA complexes for the purposes of pseudouridylation; box H/ACA RNA-protein particle consists of Cbf5p, Nop10p and Gar1 along with the guide RNA and ribosomal protein L7Ae; enzymatic component that functions to isomerize uridine to pseudouridine in target RNAs): MEKCNAERRIHVKIDEGTNDEYGIYPEKRSIQDHVKRGFIVLDKPRGPSSHEVVSWIKRMLNLDRAGHAGTLDPRVSGVLPVALGDSTKVLQGISHESKEYVAVMMLHGDASDDKIKSVLREFIGEIYQRPPVKSAVKRQLRTRHVYSLEMLERDGRYILLDTNVEAGTYVRKLCYDIGEVLGVGANMRELRRIRVGCFKEDEAXTLHDLADAIYLWKHYGDETLMRKIIKPVEYMVRHLPRIFIRDSAVDSIAHGAALAAPGVARVEDGVERDGAVAIVTLKGELVALGKATVSTGELLSMSKGIVAKPTRVIMERGIYPSTWPKGKAKDEGSSPRSINKRKE; this comes from the coding sequence ATAGAGAAGTGCAATGCCGAGCGGAGGATCCACGTAAAGATAGATGAAGGAACTAATGATGAGTATGGCATTTACCCGGAGAAACGGTCCATACAGGATCACGTGAAGCGAGGCTTCATAGTGCTAGATAAGCCGAGGGGCCCATCCAGCCATGAAGTTGTTTCATGGATAAAGAGGATGCTTAACTTAGATAGGGCTGGACATGCTGGGACCCTTGATCCACGCGTTTCCGGCGTGCTTCCCGTAGCCTTAGGAGACTCCACTAAGGTGCTCCAGGGCATATCCCATGAGTCCAAGGAGTACGTTGCAGTAATGATGCTGCATGGAGATGCAAGTGATGATAAGATAAAGAGCGTGCTGAGGGAATTCATTGGAGAAATATATCAAAGGCCCCCGGTCAAGAGCGCGGTGAAGAGGCAACTAAGGACTAGGCACGTATACTCACTGGAAATGCTTGAGAGGGATGGAAGGTATATATTGCTTGACACAAATGTGGAGGCAGGCACATACGTTAGGAAGCTATGCTACGACATTGGGGAAGTGCTGGGGGTTGGAGCTAATATGCGTGAATTACGAAGAATACGAGTTGGTTGCTTTAAGGAAGATGAGGCTANCACGCTGCACGATTTAGCTGACGCAATATATCTCTGGAAACATTATGGAGATGAGACGCTCATGAGAAAGATAATAAAGCCCGTGGAGTACATGGTGAGACACCTACCTAGAATATTCATCCGGGACTCAGCCGTTGATTCAATAGCGCACGGAGCCGCGCTCGCTGCGCCTGGCGTGGCTAGGGTTGAGGACGGCGTGGAAAGAGACGGGGCAGTGGCTATAGTAACATTGAAGGGCGAATTAGTGGCATTAGGGAAGGCCACTGTATCCACAGGCGAATTATTAAGCATGAGCAAGGGCATAGTAGCTAAACCCACTAGGGTCATCATGGAGAGAGGCATTTATCCTAGCACATGGCCAAAGGGAAAA